In a genomic window of Tachysurus vachellii isolate PV-2020 chromosome 13, HZAU_Pvac_v1, whole genome shotgun sequence:
- the adgrg4a gene encoding adhesion G-protein coupled receptor G4 → MGKIKKCLAFTVCVWIFGSFLLCSVSANPSLWGKKVDFLGVGFCHWQLSKTFSMPSLVELSVCADLKRWISTTEWTAFVYNKPGGQNIELGLGGMGGNLKAWLFGYEWVIAHDLPLQSWHTICLTWSNLNRNFQLIINGTVYFNYKVNESLPSSLAPNGTLTLGISHRIVGGVLDFETGKNLIGEMTLFRMWGFVLTPQQLTDLKCISGNIVTWSMNTWEYQSCPPIIDNKLKCECPKYRINMEISITQKMNYNLNIIEIKEITEQWLKDIFPPNILLNYVFISHLSQRYKKNSQLTEEKNTEIKGGRNLLPKTEWFRALVYMTVSPAAAVDETQALLWTMLIPTYKHSDHISVHTDLASVNILPQDFIDTFCRVHMNLTMNGSVGDTAETILLWLQPTLGGSHKMKVLNFKLTSVPKNYRMKKALPDFRYSCTFHVQVPPSMDVTETKKILFDLLTKGFANSTLTINVTHEEIIILNIEPGFCLEDKTLTVYGQYIWPSTAAEDKYEMRCEKGNEVAVRLCKLDGSTDAAIWDPPDLSMCEKVVTNIGDLESVTVTQNNSADIVVMIENLLQNQTNLSPSELDTVLQKLSDVTHVGIMTTQLANSIINVVSELFFSTSFLSEATNEIISITDQVGSRLDFSGELHNTTVPSLALQIINLDPQLFQGLTFGVSSFQTGLPPEIFFNQNFTEQSDCGTVASISLPHALENFFPQSNRSRVQFHFYGTENLFQDQLSNLVLNSYVVSASVTNASVSDLKQPIIITLLHLQPKQDRDMVQCVYWNSEKNYGNGGWDDTGCQVKYSNATHTSCLCFHLTHFGVLLDISKTPINPKDDMILTVITYLGCGLSSIFLGITVLTYMAFEKLRQDYPSKILINLSGALLGLNLLFLINSWLASFNNYGLCIAVAAILHYFFLATFTWMGLEAINMYLAFVKVFNVYVPSYILKFCALGWGLPLIIVSIVLAVDKNCYGTTQSLSSAEEFSSFCWLQNDVAFYVSVVAFVVLILVCNISMFGVVLVQIRGMQLTKDAGRCSRMLHEMRVMASLTFLLGLTWMLAFFTWGPMRVPFLYLFSLLNTLQGFFIFLFHCLMKENVRKQWRIHLCCGRFKPSGCSDWSGSVTLGGRAKSVKLDHISSETTSERKISSSSQKNEN, encoded by the exons ATGGGCAAAATTAAGAAATGCCTGgcatttactgtttgtgtttggatTTTTGGGAGCTTTCTCTTGTGTTCAG TTTCTGCCAATCCCAGCCTCTGGGGTAAGAAAGTGGACTTTCTAGGTGTGGGGTTTTGTCACTGGCAGCTGAGCAAAACCTTTTCTATGCCGTCTTTAGTggaactgagtgtgtgtgctgacctGAAGCGATGGATCTCCACTACAGAATGGACTGCTTTTGTGTACAATAAACCGGGAGGACAGAATATCGAGCTTGGCTTGGGTGGAATGGGGGGCAATTTGAAAGCCTGGCTTTTCGGGTATGAATGGGTGATTGCCCATGACCTGCCCCTTCAGAGTTGGCACACGATTTGCCTCACATGGTCAAATCTCAATCGAAATTTCCAGTTGATTATTAATGGCACAGTTTACTTTAATTATAAGGTAAATGAGTCATTGCCTAGTAGCTTGGCTCCGAATGGCACGCTGACTTTGGGGATATCTCACAGAATTGTTGGTGGAGTTCTGGATTTTGAGACCGGAAAAAATTTAATTGGGGAAATGACACTGTTCCGTATGTGGGGATTTGTATTGACTCCCCAACAGCTTACTGATTTGAAGTGTATTAGTGGAAACATCGTAACCTGGAGCATGAATACCTGGGAGTATCAAAGCTGTCCACCTATTATTGACAACAAGCTAAAGTGTG aATGTCCAAAGTATAGAATAAATATGGAGATATCCATTACACAAAAGATGAATTATAATCTAAACATCATTGAGATCAAAGAAATCACAGAGCAATGG CTTAAGGACATTTTCCCTCCAAACATTTTACTGAATTATGTGTTCATATCACATCTGAG ccaaagatataaaaaaaacagtcaactCACTGAAGAGAAGAACACTGAAATTAAG GGTGGAAGAAATCTGTTACCTAAAACAGAATG GTTCAGAGCCCTGGTTTATATGACGGTGAGTCCTGCAGCTGCTGTAGATGAGACTCAGGCTCTGCTATGGACAATGTTAATACCCACCTACAAGCACAGTGATCACATCAGCGTACATACTGATCTGGCCTCTGTAAACATCCTTCCACAAG ATTTTATAGACACTTTTTGTAGAGTTCATATGAACCTTACAATGAACGGCTCTGTGGGGGACACAGCTGAGACCATTCTACTCTGG CTTCAGCCAACATTGGGAGGAAGCCACAAAATGAAAGTTTTAAATTTCAAGCTAACCAGTGTTCCTAA AAACTATAGAATGAAGAAAGCATTGCCAGACTTCAG GTATAGCTGCACCTTCCATGTCCAGGTCCCACCTTCAATGGATGTCACTGAAaccaaaaaaattctttttgacCTCTTAACGAAAGGATTTGCAAATAGTACCCTCACAattaatgtcacacatgagGAGATCATCATCTTAAACATAG AGCCTGGGTTTTGCCTAGAGGATAAAACTCTAACAGTTTATGGACAGTATATTTGGCCCTCCACAGCAGCTGAGGACAAGTATGAGATGAGGTGTGAGAAGGGAAATGAAGTTGCTGTAAGACTTTG TAAACTAGATGGCAGCACCGATGCAGCGATTTGGGATCCACCAGATTTGTCCATGTGTGAGAAAGTTGTGACAAACATCGGTGACTTAGAAAGTGTCACAGTTACACAAA ACAATTCGGCTGACATTGTGGTCATGATTGAGAATTTATTGCAGAACCAGACAAACCTGAGTCCTTCTGAACTGGACACTGTGTTGCAGAAACTGTCTGATGTCACACATGTTGGTATCATGACCACTCAGTTGGCAAACAGCATTATAAACGTGGTTTCAGAACTCTTTTTCTCCACATCTTTTCTTTCTGAAGCTACAAATGA AATAATTTCGATCACTGACCAAGTAGGATCTAGGTTGGATTTCTCTGGAGAACTTCACAACACCACAGTTCCTTCACTGGCACTACAGATCATCAATCTAGATCCACAGCTTTTCCAAGGACTCACATTTGGAGTTTCCTCATTTCAGACAGGCCTTCCTCCTGAG ATATTTTTTAACCAGAACTTTACTGAGCAGTCTGACTGTGGCACTGTGGCATCCATATCCTTACCTCATGCCCTGGAGAACTTTTTCCCCCAGAGCAACAGAAGTCGTGTTCAGTTTCATTTCTATGGTACTGAAAACCTATTCCAG GACCAGCTGAGTAACCTGGTGCTGAACTCCTATGTGGTTTCTGCCAGTGTAACCAATGCCAGTGTGAGTGACCTGAAGCAACCAATCATAATCACTCTCCTTCATCTTCAGCCCAAACAG GACCGGGACATGGTCCAGTGTGTCTATTGGAATTCAGAGAAGAACT ATGGAAATGGTGGCTGGGATGATACTGGATGCCAGGTTAAATATAGCAATGCCACTCATACATCATGCCTCTGTTTTCACCTCACACATTTTGGAGTGCTGCTG GATATATCCAAAACACCCATAAACCCCAAAGATGACATGATTCTAACAGTTATCACATACCTGGGCTGTGGCTTGTCCTCCATCTTTCTCGGCATCACTGTGCTGACTTATATGGCCTTTGA AAAGCTGCGACAAGATTACCCATCTAAGATCCTTATCAACCTCTCAGGGGCCTTGCTGGGTCTCAACCTGCTCTTTTTGATTAACTCTTGGCTTGCTTCATTTAATAACTATGGACTGTGTATTGCAGTGGCTGCCATTCTTCACTACTTCTTTCTGGCCACATTTACTTGGATGGGACTTGAGGCTATCAACATGTACCTGGCTTTTGTGAAAGTCTTTAATGTCTATGTTCCTTCCTACATCCTTAAGTTTTGTGCTCTTGGATGGG GCTTACCTCTGATTATTGTCAGTATAGTTCTTGCTGTGGATAAAAACTGCTACGGTACCACTCAATCCCTCTCATCTGCTGAAGAATTTTCATCTTT CTGCTGGTTACAGAATGACGTAGCATTCTATGTGAGTGTTGTGGCATTTGTGGTGCTGATCCTGGTCTGCAACATCAGCATGTTTGGTGTGGTGCTGGTGCAGATACGAGGCATGCAGCTCACTAAAGATGCAGGTCGGTGCAGCAGAATGCTACATGAAATGCGTGTGATGGCCAGTCTTACCTTTCTGTTGGGTCTCACATGGATGCTGGCTTTCTTCACCTGGGGCCCGATGCGAGTCCCTTTCCTCTACCTCTTCTCACTCCTTAATACTCTTCAAG gcttttttatatttctgttccACTGTCTCATGAAAGAGAATGTACGTAAGCAATGGAGAATTCACTTATGCTGTGGACGATTTAAACCCAGTGGCTGCTCAG ACTGGAGTGGTTCAGTGACGCTGGGTGGTAGAGCTAAAAGTGTGAAATTGGATCACATTTCATCTGAAACTACAAGTGAACGGAAGATTTCCAGTAGCagtcaaaaaaatgaaaattaa
- the cd40lg gene encoding CD40 ligand — translation MSTMINTFHSSFNPPPVPPRPGHQGGPALRSNTPLVRFISVLLLLLMILTFGGFLYLFHRISTLQDRRSDNEINALKQLQQCAENLGSENLQHCNKLVELYKNLLKKVSEAEGKVALLIEPGSSTNPQARLVLSESKEENKFNTLVWKKTHSVLEKITLSSSGVLTIQYPGYYLIQSQVTFSKAHEKAPLYQAIWSQKTNDETPSELLKSFCSLPRGSKMPDLCTASETGVFRLEKGHKLFVNVTDKSLVNLDATTFGLFRLQD, via the exons ATGTCCACAATGATAAACACCTTTCATAGCAGCTTCAATCCTCCGCCGGTTCCTCCAAGGCCAGGCCACCAAGGAGGGCCAGCGCTGCGATCAAACACACCATTAGTCAGGTTCATATCagtgctgctgcttctgctAATGATACTGACGTTTGGAGGGTTTCTCTACCTGTTCCATAGAATCAGCACG CTGCAGGACAGACGCAGTGATAATGAGATAAACGCACTAAAACAACTACAGCAGTGTGCAGAGAACCTAGGATCTGAGAATTTACAGCACTGCAACAAGCTCGTGGAACTCTATAAAAATCTCCTAAAAAAG GTCTCTGAAGCTGAAGGAAAAG TGGCTTTGTTGATTGAACCTGGTTCCTCCACCAATCCTCAAGCAAGGTTGGTGTTAAGTGAATCTAAAG AGGAGAACAAATTCAATACCCTGGTATGGAAAAAAACCCACTCTGTGCTGGAGAAGATCACCCTCAGCTCATCAGGAGTCCTGACCATTCAGTACCCTGGATATTACTTGATCCAGTCGCAAGTCACCTTTTCCAAAGCACATGAAAAAGCACCACTCTATCAAGCCATATGGTCCCAAAAGACAAATGACGAAACCCCAAGTGAACTGCTCAAGTCCTTTTGCAGCTTGCCTCGGGGCAGTAAGATGCCTGATCTGTGCACTGCCTCAGAGACAGGGGTGTTCAGACTTGAGAAGGGTCACAAACTATTTGTTAATGTAACTGACAAGAGCTTAGTGAACCTGGACGCTACCACTTTTGGATTGTTCAGGCTACAGGATTGA
- the vgll1 gene encoding transcription cofactor vestigial-like protein 1 yields the protein MDHRPGSPVAGKAEEQSGSLLLTYFQGDINSMVDAHFSRALENLTKPKGDITKNKKPRKSFKSEQPSTSNWGMQSNLCFESTDSSGRIELGRKEELQTNHRLPLNTPEESSSVWLGGPRQGTSLVLPPMVYPSAASAEGLVMADHQYNSLLNLLHSDRPDLGSVMVNSKQDLMPGWARHPGFGDQMTPDHSLDSGVPMMEKKDLYWY from the exons ATGGATCACAGACCAGGGAGTCCAGTGGCTGGAAAAGCAGAGGAGCAATCAGGAAGTCTTCTCCTCACCTACTTCCAGGGAGATATTAATAGCATGGTAGATGCACATTTCTCACGTGCCTTAGAAAATCTCACCAAACCAAAGGGAGACATCACTAAAAACAAGAAACCCCGAAAATCATTCAAATCTG AGCAGCCAAGTACAAGTAACTGGGGCATGCAGTCGAATCTGTGCTTTGAAAGCACAGACTCTTCAGGACGAATTGAACTTGGCAGAAAAGAAGAACTGCAGACTAACCACCGTCTGCCACTTAACACTCCTGAGGAGAGCTCCAGTGTTTGGCTCGGTGGTCCACGACAGGGCACGAGTCTGGTGTTGCCTCCCATGGTGTATCCCTCTGCTGCGTCTGCTGAGGGTTTGGTGATGGCAGATCATCAGTACAATTCCCTATTAAACCTTCTGCACAGCGACCGGCCAGATCTGGGCTCCGTCATGGTAAACTCCAAACAAGATCTCATGCCAGGCTGGGCCCGGCATCCAGGATTTGGAGATCAGATGACTCCAGATCACAGCCTAGACTCTG GTGTGCCAATGATGGAGAAGAAGGATCTATACTGGTATTAA